Proteins co-encoded in one Brassica oleracea var. oleracea cultivar TO1000 chromosome C4, BOL, whole genome shotgun sequence genomic window:
- the LOC106337674 gene encoding E3 ubiquitin-protein ligase EL5-like translates to MFLESVIRFSQLIGESVIMASVVVLSLRLFLRLACFLASRPWRRYRTFTIRRRRWGKRTAEEDDSSPYCSICLQDAAEGEKMRRLTACSHCFHADCIDPWLEKRSTCPLCRAQVPPVPTGNPLLALIVPPGVIELFTKGTFSSDA, encoded by the coding sequence ATGTTTCTCGAATCTGTGATTAGATTCTCCCAGTTGATCGGCGAATCCGTCATTATGGCCTCCGTCGTCGTCTTATCTCTCCGTCTCTTCCTTAGATTGGCGTGTTTCCTCGCCAGCCGTCCGTGGCGCCGCTACCGTACATTCACCATTCGCCGCCGGAGATGGGGGAAGAGAACGGCGGAGGAAGATGACTCATCGCCGTACTGTTCTATTTGTCTTCAAGATGCGGCGGAGGGAGAGAAGATGAGGCGGTTAACGGCGTGCAGCCACTGTTTCCACGCCGACTGCATCGACCCGTGGCTGGAGAAACGGTCCACGTGTCCTCTGTGCAGAGCTCAAGTCCCGCCGGTGCCGACGGGAAACCCCCTGCTTGCGTTGATTGTTCCTCCCGGCGTGATTGAGTTATTCACGAAAGGAACCTTTTCCTCCGATGCGTAG
- the LOC106337672 gene encoding endoglucanase 14-like — protein sequence MSQLKNRSSQCLWTSTSCILLLSMSSMTLGAVSRHYGEALTKTLLYFEAQRSGKLPSNQRVNWRGDSALRDGSDAHVDLTGGYYDAGDNMKFGFPLAFTTTMLAWSSVEMTSQLKAHKEHKKVLAALKWATDYLIKAHPESNILYGQVGDGNSDHACWMRPEDMTTPRPSYRIDAQHPGADLAGETAAAMAAASLAFAPYNAAYAKKLISHAKDLFEFAKAHPGVYQSSISNAGGFYASSGYEDELLWAAAWLHRATKKQIYLNYLNEASNTGGSRTVFAWDDKFVGAQVLMAKLALEGKVKINKKMEEYKSMAEQFICNCAQKGSNNVKITQGGLLWFLPWNNLQYTTAASFVLSAYSKYLKAANASIKCHGGSLQASDLRNLARAQVDYILGSNPKNMSYMVGFGTNYPKRPHHRGASIVSIKKNRTAVECNAGFNDWYHSPAPNPNVLTGALVGGPDENDAYGDERTDFQHSEPVPATVAPFVGVLAAIA from the exons ATGTCTCAATTGAAAAACAGATCTTCACAATGCTTATGGACAAGTACTAGTTGCATTTTGTTATTATCAATGTCGTCGATGACTCTTGGAGCTGTCTCTAGACATTATGGAGAAGCTCTCACAAAGACTCTTTTGTATTTCGAAGCTCAACGCTCTGGAAAATTGCCATCAAACCAAAGAGTTAACTGGAGAGGAGACTCTGCACTTAGAGACGGTTCTGATGCCCAT GTTGATCTCACTGGGGGGTACTATGACGCTGGAGACAACATGAAGTTTGGATTCCCATTGGCGTTCACGACGACAATGCTAGCATGGAGCAGTGTTGAGATGACATCGCAGCTTAAGGCTCATAAAGAGCACAAAAAAGTCCTTGCAGCTCTCAAATGGGCCACTGACTATCTTATCAAAGCCCACCCAGAGTCCAATATTCTTTACGGACAAGTGGGAGACGGCAACTCGGACCATGCATGCTGGATGAGACCCGAGGACATGACAACTCCACGTCCTTCTTACCGCATTGATGCTCAGCATCCAGGTGCTGACCTAGCCGGCGAGACAGCTGCAGCTATGGCTGCAGCTTCTCTAGCTTTTGCACCATATAACGCAGCCTATGCCAAAAAACTCATTAGTCACGCAAAAGATCTATTTGAATTCGCTAAGGCTCACCCTGGCGTCTACCAAAGCTCCATATCTAACGCAGGTGGCTTCTACGCGAGCAGCGGCTACGAAGATGAGCTATTATGGGCCGCGGCTTGGCTCCACCGTGCCACTAAGAAACAGATTTATCTCAACTATTTAAATGAAGCATCTAATACCGGAGGTTCAAGGACTGTTTTTGCATGGGATGATAAGTTCGTGGGTGCACAAGTCTTGATGGCCAAG CTTGCACTTGAAGGGAAAGTAAAGATCAACAAGAAGATGGAAGAGTACAAGAGTATGGCTGAGCAGTTTATTTGCAACTGTGCTCAAAAGGGCTCCAATAACGTTAAGATAACTCAGGGAGGTTTGCTTTGGTTCTTGCCGTGGAACAACCTCCAATACACCACGGCCGCTTCCTTTGTCCTCTCTGCCTATTCAAAGTATCTTAAAGCCGCTAATGCATCCATCAAATGTCACGGTGGATCTCTTCAAGCTTCTGATCTTCGTAACCTCGCTCGTGCCCAG GTAGACTACATACTTGGCTCAAACCCCAAGAACATGAGCTACATGGTTGGATTCGGAACCAATTATCCTAAGAGACCACACCATAGAGGAGCCTCTATAGTGTCGATCAAAAAGAACAGAACCGCTGTGGAGTGCAATGCAGGGTTCAACGATTGGTATCACAGTCCTGCACCAAACCCTAACGTACTAACCGGAGCACTCGTGGGAGGACCCGACGAGAACGATGCTTACGGAGATGAGAGGACTGATTTCCAGCACAGTGAGCCTGTGCCAGCCACCGTTGCTCCATTTGTTGGTGTTTTGGCCGCCATTGCTTGA